A region from the Sphingopyxis lindanitolerans genome encodes:
- a CDS encoding DUF736 domain-containing protein gives MPTIANLNVKADGSFEGTLATLNVTAPIAIVPNGRKIKENEPDYRILSRKNGFELGAGWKRFSQSNGAEYVSVTMSAPEFGTIYGNVANAPGDDPMKKVIIWNPPA, from the coding sequence ATGCCCACCATCGCCAATCTCAACGTCAAGGCCGACGGCAGCTTCGAAGGTACGCTGGCCACCCTCAACGTCACCGCGCCGATCGCGATCGTGCCGAATGGCCGCAAGATCAAGGAAAACGAGCCTGATTATCGCATCCTCAGCCGCAAGAACGGATTCGAACTGGGCGCCGGTTGGAAGCGCTTCTCGCAGAGCAACGGCGCCGAATATGTGTCGGTGACGATGTCGGCCCCCGAATTCGGGACCATCTACGGCAATGTCGCCAACGCCCCTGGCGACGACCCGATGAAAAAGGTCATCATCTGGAACCCGCCGGCCTGA
- a CDS encoding SGNH/GDSL hydrolase family protein — MPRGLKRSIVGAALLLALGATAVLGIMMYQGHRKPVGNPEYVALGSSFAAGLGLGELAPGAPLACQRSVNGYPQQLARSAGLSLVDMSCSGATVKHLVGGGQFFQGPQIAPINANTRLVTLTVGGNDIGYIGSLGSAGYRNRGGIMRWLTAMSGGETYPEQQDFIAVQNEIVATIAAIRRRSPKALAVVVTYPPVLPENGTCDALHLTQQQVRSSLGVAARLAEATRKTAHQSGAVLVDMATIGSGHDACSAQPWTYDLAPPEGASFHPTRAGAAATAEQIEHILTSRM, encoded by the coding sequence ATGCCCCGCGGTCTGAAACGATCGATTGTTGGAGCGGCGTTGTTACTCGCGCTGGGCGCGACGGCGGTCCTTGGGATCATGATGTATCAAGGCCATCGCAAGCCGGTCGGAAACCCTGAATATGTCGCCTTGGGAAGTTCGTTCGCCGCGGGACTCGGTCTGGGCGAGTTGGCGCCGGGCGCTCCGTTAGCATGCCAGCGGAGTGTCAACGGCTATCCCCAACAGCTTGCGCGGTCTGCCGGTCTATCGCTCGTCGACATGAGCTGTTCGGGCGCGACCGTCAAACATCTGGTGGGTGGCGGACAGTTTTTCCAAGGCCCGCAGATCGCGCCGATCAACGCAAACACCCGGCTGGTAACCCTCACCGTCGGCGGAAACGACATTGGCTACATCGGAAGTCTCGGCTCGGCCGGCTACCGCAATCGCGGCGGTATCATGCGCTGGCTCACAGCCATGTCGGGTGGCGAAACATACCCCGAGCAACAAGATTTCATTGCCGTGCAAAACGAAATCGTGGCGACCATTGCGGCGATACGCCGGCGGTCGCCCAAAGCGCTGGCCGTTGTGGTCACCTATCCACCGGTTTTGCCTGAAAATGGCACGTGCGACGCACTGCACCTCACGCAGCAGCAAGTCAGGTCGTCGCTCGGAGTGGCCGCGAGATTGGCAGAAGCGACGAGGAAAACCGCTCACCAGAGCGGCGCAGTGTTGGTTGACATGGCGACGATCGGAAGCGGCCATGATGCATGCTCAGCGCAACCTTGGACCTACGATCTCGCCCCGCCGGAAGGCGCATCCTTTCATCCGACCAGGGCTGGAGCAGCGGCGACGGCGGAGCAGATAGAGCATATACTGACATCGCGTATGTAG
- a CDS encoding long-chain fatty acid--CoA ligase, producing the protein MTIPGLMQNLPLNISQILRFAATAHGDREIVSKDCDGKLFRYDYAGALSRAAAGAEWLMSLGLEPGDRISSLAWNTHRHFELFFAAPGKGLVLHTANPRLPDEHIAFTINHAESRVLLYDANLHEIVERLKPALHTIEHFVMLTGDDYDRRIAEFSGTTLWPDLEENSGAFLCYTSGTTGDPKGVLYSHRSVVLHALVAGLSGALGFSAFDVILPCQSLYHATAWGLPFAGAINGAKFVFPCDKFDGASLQELIKSEGVTFSGGVPTIWTMYLDHLARTGEDTGTLERLVIGGSAVPRAMAETFETQYGVKVRQIWGMTEMSPLGVLATPTPKVAALGHDEMNDIIWTRQGRLQFGVELKIVDDDDQDLPHDGVAAGNVLVRGPWVLERYYRQSVSALDADGWFDTGDIATVDANGFMRITDRKKDVIKSGGEWISSIDIENVAVACPGVKIAAVVGVFHPKWEERPLLVIERMPESVLDEEAVRAWLEPRLVRWWLPDRVIFDDIPLTATGKIDKKALRGRYAECLSVAPLSAA; encoded by the coding sequence ATGACAATCCCGGGTTTGATGCAGAACCTGCCGCTCAACATTTCGCAGATATTGCGCTTTGCAGCGACAGCGCACGGCGATCGCGAGATCGTATCGAAGGACTGCGACGGCAAGCTCTTTCGTTACGATTATGCGGGTGCGCTCTCGCGAGCGGCGGCGGGGGCCGAGTGGCTCATGAGCCTCGGGCTCGAACCGGGGGACCGGATCAGCTCGCTCGCTTGGAATACGCACCGGCATTTCGAACTGTTTTTTGCTGCGCCCGGGAAGGGGCTTGTTCTCCACACCGCCAATCCGAGGCTCCCGGACGAACATATCGCATTTACGATCAACCATGCCGAAAGCCGGGTGCTTCTCTATGACGCCAATCTGCACGAGATCGTCGAGCGGCTGAAACCCGCGCTCCATACGATCGAGCATTTCGTGATGCTGACCGGGGATGACTATGATCGGCGCATCGCTGAATTTTCCGGGACAACCCTTTGGCCCGACCTCGAGGAGAACAGCGGGGCCTTTCTCTGCTACACATCGGGCACCACCGGCGATCCGAAGGGCGTGCTCTACTCGCACCGCTCGGTGGTGCTGCACGCGCTTGTCGCCGGCCTGTCGGGCGCGCTCGGTTTCTCTGCCTTCGACGTGATCTTGCCGTGCCAGTCGCTCTATCACGCGACGGCCTGGGGCCTCCCATTCGCGGGAGCGATTAACGGAGCGAAGTTCGTATTTCCGTGCGACAAATTCGACGGAGCGAGCCTGCAAGAGCTGATCAAGTCCGAGGGCGTCACCTTCTCGGGCGGCGTGCCGACAATCTGGACCATGTATCTCGATCACCTCGCCCGCACGGGCGAGGACACGGGGACGCTCGAGCGTCTCGTGATTGGCGGGTCGGCCGTGCCGCGCGCGATGGCGGAGACGTTCGAGACCCAATATGGCGTCAAGGTTCGCCAGATCTGGGGCATGACCGAGATGTCGCCGCTCGGCGTGCTCGCAACGCCGACGCCCAAGGTTGCAGCGCTAGGCCATGATGAAATGAACGACATCATCTGGACGCGGCAAGGCCGGCTCCAGTTCGGCGTCGAGCTCAAGATTGTCGACGATGATGATCAGGACTTGCCGCACGACGGTGTCGCGGCAGGCAACGTGCTCGTCCGTGGGCCTTGGGTTCTGGAACGGTATTACCGGCAGTCGGTCAGTGCGCTCGACGCCGACGGATGGTTCGATACCGGCGACATCGCCACTGTAGATGCGAATGGCTTTATGCGCATCACCGACCGGAAGAAGGACGTCATCAAATCGGGCGGCGAATGGATCAGTTCGATTGACATCGAAAATGTCGCCGTCGCTTGCCCCGGCGTCAAAATCGCGGCCGTTGTCGGCGTGTTTCATCCCAAGTGGGAGGAACGGCCGCTCCTCGTCATCGAGCGCATGCCCGAATCCGTCTTGGATGAGGAGGCTGTTCGGGCCTGGCTCGAGCCCAGGCTTGTGCGCTGGTGGCTGCCCGACCGGGTCATTTTCGACGACATTCCGCTCACCGCTACGGGCAAAATCGACAAGAAGGCTTTGCGCGGACGTTACGCGGAGTGTCTTTCGGTCGCTCCGCTATCAGCAGCCTAG
- a CDS encoding alpha/beta hydrolase: protein MALDPVLQQLVDQLPSVPPGPVDYPTLRAQAAAMIPMIVGPGGRIDVASIEDRQIETRDAKVPLRIYRPSTEPTGTLHYIHGGGWAIGDLDTVDHTIRRLCRDLSMVVVASSYRLAPEHPFPAGFDDSLAAARWIAANRSSLGGDSLPAIIGGDSAGGNLAAAICIAMRDEPQEGRPFDAQLLLYPAVDLDAGENDYPSRVRDADPTLRRASLTVCVADYAQGADTADPRLSPLKADDLSRLPRALTVVLSVDPLRDEAVAYAGRLRDAGVRSELLEFDHLTHGFVHFAGIIPAAAEATDEVVARLQALLANG, encoded by the coding sequence GTGGCGCTCGACCCAGTATTGCAGCAACTTGTCGACCAACTGCCTTCCGTGCCGCCGGGGCCCGTCGACTATCCGACGCTTCGGGCGCAGGCTGCCGCGATGATCCCGATGATCGTTGGGCCGGGCGGCCGCATAGACGTTGCTTCGATCGAAGACCGGCAGATCGAAACGCGCGACGCCAAGGTCCCACTCCGGATTTACCGTCCATCGACCGAGCCGACGGGGACGCTGCACTATATTCACGGCGGCGGCTGGGCCATCGGCGACCTCGACACCGTCGATCATACCATCCGCCGGCTATGCCGGGATCTCTCGATGGTGGTGGTGGCCAGCAGCTATCGTCTCGCCCCCGAGCATCCCTTCCCGGCGGGATTTGACGACAGCCTCGCGGCCGCGCGCTGGATTGCCGCCAATCGGTCGTCCCTCGGCGGTGATAGTCTGCCTGCGATCATCGGCGGCGATAGCGCCGGCGGCAATCTAGCGGCCGCAATCTGCATCGCTATGCGCGACGAGCCCCAAGAGGGACGGCCCTTTGATGCACAGCTCCTGCTCTACCCGGCCGTCGACCTCGACGCCGGCGAGAATGACTATCCGTCCCGCGTTCGCGACGCTGATCCGACGCTCCGCCGCGCGAGTCTGACGGTGTGTGTCGCCGATTATGCGCAGGGCGCCGACACCGCCGATCCGCGCCTTTCGCCTCTCAAGGCAGACGATCTCTCGCGCTTGCCGCGTGCGTTGACGGTCGTCCTATCGGTCGATCCGCTGCGCGACGAGGCCGTTGCCTACGCCGGACGCCTGCGAGATGCGGGGGTTCGCTCCGAACTCCTGGAGTTCGATCATCTGACGCATGGTTTCGTGCATTTTGCCGGGATCATACCGGCTGCCGCCGAGGCGACCGATGAGGTCGTCGCGCGGCTGCAAGCTTTGCTGGCGAATGGGTAG
- a CDS encoding serine hydrolase domain-containing protein, with protein MTNRSQIQGTVDPQFAACRDAFEANFQEGGERGAACAIYRDGQPVLDLWGGSADASDQTPWYRNTAVPVFSVTKGISALCVLSQVSNGRIDLDLPLAHYWPEFAAHGKGDISVRKALAHQAGVPLISGPITIAGLADIAAMAARLAAEAPLFEPGTAHAYHAITVGWITSELMRRVTGQTIGEWFRANLAGPLELNIQIGRSGDAQSPIAAVEVPAEYDTPELDPSSIAARAISLNGLFPARMSGLADAMNDPAVQRVELAGANGVADARSLARLYSKAIGSVGQAPLVSEDCLRDACRTVSSGTPFGQDFAGPTWGAGLMLPWAIQPMLGEGSFGHDGAGGSLAFAHPSSGVSFAYVRNRTGQPGVRDPQVYRVVDALARILGLSIPTY; from the coding sequence TTGACCAACCGTTCCCAAATTCAGGGCACCGTCGATCCGCAATTCGCGGCGTGCCGCGACGCATTCGAAGCGAACTTCCAGGAGGGCGGCGAACGCGGGGCCGCCTGCGCCATCTATCGTGACGGCCAGCCGGTGCTCGATCTCTGGGGCGGCTCGGCAGATGCCAGCGATCAAACCCCCTGGTATCGCAATACCGCCGTCCCCGTTTTCTCGGTCACCAAGGGAATATCGGCACTGTGCGTCCTGTCGCAGGTCTCGAACGGCAGGATCGATCTCGATCTGCCGCTCGCGCACTACTGGCCCGAGTTCGCGGCGCACGGCAAGGGCGATATCAGTGTCCGCAAGGCGCTCGCACATCAGGCTGGCGTTCCCCTGATAAGCGGACCGATCACGATCGCAGGCCTGGCCGATATAGCCGCGATGGCAGCAAGGCTTGCGGCGGAAGCTCCGCTGTTCGAACCGGGCACGGCACACGCCTATCATGCGATCACCGTGGGCTGGATCACGTCGGAACTGATGCGGCGGGTGACCGGCCAGACCATCGGAGAATGGTTCCGCGCCAATCTTGCTGGGCCGTTGGAACTCAACATACAGATTGGCCGCAGCGGCGACGCGCAGTCGCCCATTGCCGCCGTCGAGGTTCCGGCCGAATATGACACGCCCGAACTTGACCCGTCATCGATCGCAGCGCGCGCGATATCGCTGAATGGCCTTTTCCCCGCGCGGATGAGCGGTCTCGCCGACGCCATGAACGATCCCGCCGTGCAGCGCGTCGAACTGGCGGGCGCAAATGGTGTCGCCGACGCGCGCTCGCTCGCGCGGCTCTATTCGAAGGCGATCGGTAGCGTCGGTCAGGCTCCGCTTGTTTCGGAGGATTGCCTTCGCGACGCCTGTCGTACCGTGTCTTCGGGAACGCCTTTCGGTCAGGACTTCGCCGGTCCGACCTGGGGCGCGGGCCTCATGCTGCCATGGGCGATCCAGCCGATGCTCGGCGAGGGATCGTTCGGCCATGACGGGGCGGGGGGCTCGCTCGCCTTTGCCCACCCATCCTCGGGTGTCAGCTTTGCCTATGTCCGCAACCGCACCGGCCAACCCGGCGTCAGGGACCCACAAGTGTACCGCGTCGTCGATGCGCTGGCGCGCATCCTCGGCCTTTCCATTCCAACTTATTGA
- a CDS encoding ROK family protein — protein MKTIAGIELGGTKALAVLARGSEILASARFATTTPNETLGALVDTLEGWKRREGFAALGIASFGPLRLDPGATDFGTMLATPKAGWSGADIAGALGAVADCPWRIDTDVNAAALAEWRWGAGQGLDSLCYLTLGTGVGGGLLLGGRPVHGALHPEIGHLRLRRANGDEFSGSCPFHGDCIEGLLSGPALQARFGRAGEEIRADDPRWSFVAHDLAQLIGALLLVTSPQKILIGGGIGMGRSFLLERAWQHVVADLAGYLPFVPGDAAEDLVTLPALGDRAGPLGAVALGEAVLIDARTKEGKF, from the coding sequence ATGAAGACAATCGCCGGCATCGAACTGGGGGGGACGAAAGCGCTGGCTGTCCTTGCCCGCGGGAGCGAGATTCTGGCGAGCGCGCGATTTGCGACGACGACGCCAAATGAAACGCTCGGCGCCCTCGTCGACACGCTCGAAGGGTGGAAGCGGCGCGAAGGATTTGCCGCGCTCGGAATAGCTTCTTTCGGTCCGCTGCGGCTTGATCCGGGTGCAACGGATTTTGGCACAATGCTCGCCACGCCCAAGGCAGGCTGGAGCGGAGCCGATATCGCGGGTGCGCTGGGCGCGGTCGCGGATTGCCCGTGGCGTATCGATACCGACGTCAATGCCGCGGCCCTTGCCGAATGGCGCTGGGGCGCTGGACAGGGCCTCGACAGCCTCTGCTATCTGACGCTCGGCACCGGCGTCGGCGGGGGCTTGCTGCTCGGAGGGCGCCCCGTGCACGGGGCGCTCCATCCCGAGATCGGGCATCTCCGATTGCGGCGCGCAAACGGCGACGAGTTTTCGGGTAGCTGCCCGTTTCATGGCGACTGCATCGAGGGCCTGTTGTCGGGTCCTGCGCTGCAGGCGCGGTTCGGCAGGGCGGGCGAGGAAATACGGGCAGATGATCCGCGCTGGTCGTTTGTCGCGCACGACCTGGCCCAGCTGATCGGTGCTCTTCTGCTGGTAACGAGCCCGCAGAAAATCCTGATAGGCGGCGGGATCGGCATGGGCCGCTCCTTTCTGCTCGAACGCGCCTGGCAGCATGTCGTCGCGGACCTGGCTGGCTATCTTCCCTTCGTCCCGGGCGACGCGGCCGAAGATCTGGTCACGCTTCCGGCGCTCGGAGACCGGGCCGGGCCGCTTGGCGCCGTCGCGCTCGGCGAAGCCGTGTTGATCGATGCCCGAACCAAGGAGGGAAAATTTTGA
- a CDS encoding glycoside hydrolase family 68 protein produces the protein MMVPARWTGDHIEAIDAAPVLRAPLLSEEDFAPIAPDLGVWDAWPVQDEAGKPIILAGGRQLWMALGAPRFADPDERHGHARIHLLLHSAEGWRHLGPAMPDGFSPGSREWSGSAVASADLATVALYFTATGRRGEQILTFEQRLFSALATLDLSGEAPRLGDWRELEEIVPIDLEHYMSTCGGPSEVGKIKAFRDPAFFRDPAGGDDYLLFAGSQARSRSEYNGVIGIVRRQCGEQGWTLLPPIVSADTLNNELERPHIIFHAGLYYLFWSTQRHVFAPSGPAGPTGLYAMVSPALFEGWRPVNGSGLVFANPEAAPAQAYSWFVLPDLSVTSFVDDWSGGDDRNFGGAFAPFVHLWLAGDKAGIAR, from the coding sequence ATGATGGTTCCGGCTCGCTGGACGGGTGATCATATCGAGGCGATCGACGCAGCGCCCGTTCTGCGGGCGCCGCTGCTCAGCGAGGAAGATTTCGCACCGATCGCTCCCGATCTCGGCGTCTGGGACGCCTGGCCTGTGCAGGACGAGGCCGGAAAGCCGATCATCCTGGCCGGTGGCAGGCAGCTGTGGATGGCACTCGGCGCGCCGCGCTTCGCCGACCCGGACGAGCGCCACGGGCATGCACGCATCCACCTGCTGCTGCACAGCGCGGAAGGATGGCGGCACCTCGGGCCGGCCATGCCAGACGGCTTTTCACCCGGTAGCCGCGAATGGTCGGGGTCGGCCGTCGCTTCCGCGGACCTTGCGACCGTCGCCCTATATTTTACCGCTACCGGGCGTCGCGGCGAGCAGATTTTGACCTTCGAGCAGCGTTTATTTTCAGCGTTGGCGACGCTCGACCTGTCGGGCGAGGCACCCAGGCTTGGCGATTGGCGCGAGCTGGAAGAAATCGTCCCGATCGACCTCGAGCATTATATGTCCACCTGCGGCGGCCCGAGCGAGGTCGGGAAGATCAAGGCGTTCCGCGATCCGGCCTTCTTCCGTGATCCGGCGGGAGGCGATGATTATCTGCTGTTCGCGGGATCGCAGGCGCGCTCGCGGTCCGAATATAACGGCGTCATCGGAATTGTTCGCCGACAATGCGGCGAGCAGGGCTGGACCCTCCTTCCGCCGATCGTCAGCGCAGACACGCTCAACAACGAACTCGAGCGACCGCACATCATTTTCCACGCCGGCCTTTATTATCTCTTCTGGTCGACGCAGCGTCATGTTTTTGCGCCGTCGGGGCCTGCCGGCCCGACCGGGCTCTACGCAATGGTATCCCCCGCGCTCTTCGAGGGCTGGCGCCCGGTCAATGGTAGCGGGCTGGTGTTCGCCAATCCCGAAGCCGCGCCGGCGCAGGCCTATAGCTGGTTCGTACTGCCCGACTTGTCCGTCACGAGCTTTGTCGATGACTGGAGCGGCGGCGATGACCGGAACTTCGGCGGCGCGTTTGCGCCGTTCGTTCATCTGTGGCTGGCAGGCGACAAGGCAGGGATCGCGCGATAG
- a CDS encoding TonB-dependent receptor, whose amino-acid sequence MTRRLTAAAFTGIAHIALITPVMAQDAASTTESSDSDIVVTASRQGSQSLIDTPLAIQAFSGEQLEERGIRETTDLVNSIPGASPGEQVGSVIKTFSLRGVGAAGGIGDSPIGYYIDDVPFAIPNSPIAPPLRFIDIDRIEVLRGPQGTLYGQGSAGGTIIYHTREPDLDNFEMRGEATIAKMDDASALNYGVSAAISVPLIKDRLAIRISGGYDKRAGYVDIFSETPATGGPSFKNANDVTNRDVRAVLLWQPTDALRIRAQAAHWEPRQNYTQSINQLEPAQQWFSGTTRGYENGNFDLYSVSVEYDAGAAILSSSTSYLDAEYGYLTGQTFGPLGTGALFNGYDARSFAQEIQLRSNGDGPFHWLVGGFYQNAKALFSFDANLTALTISGFNDTRTRNYSAFGEISYDLFGGKLVPLVGIRYYKDNRRFDADSILTGTGSGQTKPDKVTWRANLSWFPTDDLTAFVTVSTGFRSGITQTPFQASLVEASGIPSSIALAPDTLTNYEAGIKAKLADGRVQLGLNVYRIDFKDLQFGLTPFGVSAFANVGKARTTGVDLEARWRTPIDGLNLGAVANWNDSEFRDIYPAVTASLPNVANGERLSSTAKYNYRLDADFERPLGSGDLRFFLNGAASRTSSRVMYDGYVVRPYSLYNASAGIRTDRWELSIFGENLADERGPSFVRNSLLLAGPYPRTIGLRLRTTID is encoded by the coding sequence ATGACACGCCGCCTGACCGCCGCCGCCTTTACCGGCATTGCACATATCGCATTGATCACTCCGGTGATGGCGCAAGATGCAGCTTCCACGACGGAAAGCAGTGACAGCGACATCGTCGTGACGGCGTCGCGCCAGGGCTCGCAGTCGCTGATCGACACGCCGCTCGCGATCCAGGCCTTCAGCGGCGAGCAGCTCGAAGAGCGCGGAATCCGCGAGACGACCGATCTTGTGAACTCGATCCCGGGTGCTTCGCCGGGCGAACAGGTCGGCTCGGTGATCAAGACCTTCTCGCTGCGCGGCGTGGGAGCCGCGGGCGGCATCGGCGACTCGCCGATCGGCTACTATATCGACGACGTTCCCTTCGCGATTCCCAATTCGCCGATCGCGCCGCCGCTCCGCTTCATCGATATCGACCGCATCGAGGTCCTGCGCGGGCCGCAGGGTACACTCTATGGGCAGGGTTCGGCAGGGGGCACGATCATCTACCATACGCGCGAGCCCGATCTCGACAATTTCGAGATGCGCGGCGAGGCGACGATCGCGAAGATGGATGATGCGAGCGCGCTGAACTACGGGGTGTCGGCAGCGATCTCGGTGCCGCTGATCAAGGATCGGCTCGCGATCCGCATCAGCGGCGGCTATGACAAGCGTGCCGGCTATGTCGATATCTTCAGCGAGACGCCGGCGACCGGTGGGCCGTCGTTCAAGAATGCCAACGACGTCACCAACCGCGACGTGCGGGCGGTCCTGCTCTGGCAGCCGACCGACGCGCTGCGCATCCGGGCGCAGGCCGCGCACTGGGAACCGCGCCAGAATTATACGCAGAGCATCAACCAGCTTGAGCCTGCCCAGCAGTGGTTCAGCGGAACCACGCGCGGATATGAGAACGGGAATTTCGATCTCTACAGCGTGTCGGTCGAATATGACGCCGGCGCCGCGATCCTCAGCAGTTCGACCAGCTATCTCGATGCCGAATATGGCTATCTGACCGGACAGACCTTCGGACCGCTCGGCACCGGCGCGCTCTTCAACGGTTATGATGCGCGCAGCTTCGCGCAGGAAATCCAGCTTCGCTCGAACGGCGATGGTCCGTTCCACTGGCTGGTCGGCGGTTTCTACCAGAATGCTAAGGCGCTCTTCAGCTTCGATGCCAACTTGACCGCGCTCACCATCAGTGGGTTCAACGATACGCGGACCCGCAACTATTCCGCTTTCGGCGAAATCAGCTACGATCTGTTCGGCGGCAAGCTCGTGCCGCTGGTCGGCATCCGCTATTACAAGGACAATCGACGCTTCGATGCGGACTCGATCCTGACCGGCACGGGCTCGGGGCAAACCAAACCCGACAAGGTGACGTGGCGCGCGAACCTTTCCTGGTTCCCGACCGACGATCTGACCGCCTTCGTGACGGTCAGCACGGGATTCCGGAGCGGCATTACCCAGACGCCGTTCCAGGCCTCGCTGGTCGAGGCCTCGGGAATTCCGTCCTCGATCGCGCTCGCTCCCGATACGCTCACCAACTATGAGGCGGGCATCAAGGCGAAGCTCGCCGACGGCCGCGTCCAGCTCGGGCTCAACGTCTACCGCATCGACTTCAAGGATCTGCAATTCGGTCTCACGCCGTTCGGCGTTTCCGCGTTCGCGAACGTCGGCAAAGCCCGCACGACGGGGGTCGATCTCGAAGCGCGGTGGCGCACCCCGATCGATGGCCTCAATCTCGGCGCGGTCGCCAACTGGAACGACAGCGAATTCCGCGACATCTATCCCGCCGTCACCGCCTCGCTTCCCAACGTCGCCAATGGCGAGCGCCTCTCGAGCACAGCGAAGTATAATTATCGTCTCGATGCCGATTTCGAGCGGCCGCTCGGCAGCGGCGACCTGCGCTTCTTCCTCAACGGTGCGGCCAGCCGCACCAGCAGCCGGGTCATGTACGACGGCTATGTCGTCCGGCCCTACTCGCTCTACAATGCCAGTGCGGGAATCCGCACGGACCGCTGGGAACTTTCGATCTTCGGCGAGAATCTCGCCGACGAACGCGGTCCGTCTTTCGTTCGCAACAGTCTGCTGCTCGCCGGACCTTATCCGCGCACCATCGGCCTGCGCTTGCGCACCACCATCGATTGA
- a CDS encoding MFS transporter — MRAVYAIDCAVVNSLLPGGNECRWRARMTGPTDLPKGAKVGTSTKLYYGSGQAVDAIVQAIVNTFLLFYLTAVCGMSGAAAGSIFLISLGVDGLLDPFIGRLSDNWRSRWGRRLPFMTIALPPMMIASALLFTLPANLAGGALFAYVLALNIVLRVGLSVFALPHSALTAELSDDYGERSIISTYRALFIVLGTAAALLPAFGFLFAEDGALQTRPPYQWLGLMTACLIGGFGSVCVGGIFKTVRRLPMPPGEATGTGFLSDMAQLFRNPSFVPMFGGAVLVLVGQGATTALNLHAYRYFWELPTAYMQLPLLVLPLGMLLGTLAAGLLLRRIEKRDGVVGAITLLGVYQIVITLLAVTGVIPAGSMIAVVLVAISGLLFGGCGALCFVCFYSMIADAVDEHDHLFGVRREALYAAALMVGAKAATGLGAFLSGLGLQLIGFVAPAKASGIVPPDIATSVGLLWGLGGALVVLAAIPFLRRYRIDRSHHAAVLESLAARNADHNTAPNLTPDLAQA, encoded by the coding sequence TTGCGTGCGGTTTACGCAATCGATTGCGCAGTTGTCAACTCTCTGTTACCCGGCGGCAACGAATGTAGGTGGAGAGCACGCATGACAGGACCGACCGACCTTCCGAAAGGCGCCAAAGTCGGCACTTCGACGAAGCTTTATTACGGGAGCGGTCAAGCCGTCGACGCCATCGTCCAGGCGATCGTCAACACCTTCCTCCTCTTCTATCTCACCGCCGTATGCGGGATGTCGGGGGCTGCCGCCGGCAGCATTTTCCTGATCTCGCTTGGCGTCGACGGGTTGCTCGATCCGTTCATCGGGCGGCTCTCGGACAATTGGCGGTCGCGCTGGGGCCGCCGCCTCCCCTTCATGACGATCGCGCTTCCGCCCATGATGATCGCCTCGGCGCTGCTGTTCACGCTCCCCGCCAATCTCGCCGGCGGCGCCCTCTTCGCTTATGTGCTGGCGCTCAACATCGTCCTGCGTGTCGGCCTGTCGGTTTTCGCGCTCCCTCATTCGGCGCTGACCGCCGAACTCAGCGACGATTATGGCGAGCGCTCGATTATCAGCACCTACCGGGCCCTGTTCATCGTGCTGGGCACCGCGGCCGCGCTTCTCCCCGCCTTCGGCTTCCTGTTCGCCGAAGACGGCGCGCTCCAGACCCGGCCGCCCTACCAGTGGCTCGGGCTCATGACCGCCTGCCTGATCGGCGGGTTCGGGTCGGTCTGCGTGGGGGGGATCTTCAAGACCGTGCGCAGGCTGCCGATGCCGCCCGGCGAGGCGACGGGCACCGGCTTCCTGTCGGACATGGCACAGCTGTTTCGCAATCCGTCCTTCGTGCCGATGTTCGGCGGCGCGGTGCTGGTGCTGGTCGGCCAGGGCGCGACGACGGCGCTCAACCTTCACGCGTACCGCTATTTCTGGGAGCTGCCGACCGCCTATATGCAGCTGCCGCTGCTCGTTCTGCCGCTCGGCATGCTGCTCGGAACCCTCGCCGCAGGCCTCTTGCTGCGGCGCATCGAAAAGCGCGACGGCGTCGTCGGCGCGATCACGCTGCTCGGCGTCTACCAGATCGTCATCACCCTGCTCGCCGTCACCGGCGTCATTCCCGCGGGGTCGATGATCGCGGTCGTTCTCGTCGCGATCAGCGGCTTGCTCTTCGGCGGCTGCGGCGCGCTCTGCTTCGTCTGCTTCTACTCGATGATCGCCGACGCGGTCGATGAGCATGATCACCTCTTCGGCGTGCGCCGCGAGGCCCTCTATGCCGCGGCGCTGATGGTCGGAGCCAAGGCTGCCACCGGTCTCGGTGCCTTCCTTTCCGGACTCGGTCTCCAACTCATCGGGTTCGTGGCGCCGGCGAAAGCGAGCGGGATCGTCCCGCCGGATATCGCCACGTCGGTGGGTCTCCTATGGGGCCTCGGCGGCGCGCTGGTCGTGCTCGCGGCCATCCCCTTTCTTCGGCGATACAGGATCGATCGGTCGCATCATGCGGCGGTCCTCGAAAGCCTTGCGGCGCGCAACGCCGATCACAACACGGCACCGAATTTGACGCCGGACCTTGCGCAGGCCTGA